The following coding sequences are from one Triticum dicoccoides isolate Atlit2015 ecotype Zavitan chromosome 4A, WEW_v2.0, whole genome shotgun sequence window:
- the LOC119287649 gene encoding silicon efflux transporter LSI3-like: MVLAHTSKVVLGCVAFGIFWVLAVFPSVPFMPVGRTAGSLLGAMLMVLFRVISPEDAYAAIDLPIIGLLFGTMVVSIFLERADMFKYLGNLLQWKSRGPKDLLFRVCIVSAIASALFTNDTCCVVLTEFILKVARQNNLPPQPFLLALATSSNIGSAATPIGNPQNLVIAVESGISFGQFLLGVFPAMIVGVLTNAAILLCYFWRYLAVEPADQERGGVVSTGPELVGDDEVTSHRFTPARMSHVSSLNPDDFDCVSEPIIRSASVNGDLRSRSVNSNSNAAADADMQFSIRSLRSSSMSHEMVEVSTVPVLDGASSRKFTRTASQQRSVIIEDAPPSSPTDDEAAANGDKDKGELPEVVEKRWKVLVWKTAVYLITLGMLIALLMGLNMSWTAITAALVLLALDFTDAQACLEKVSYSLLIFFCGMFITVDGFNKTGIPNTMWELVEPYSRIDSARGVALLGLVILILSNVASNVPTVLLLGTRVAASAAAISPASERKAWLILAYVSTVAGNLTLLGSAANLIVCEQARRAQFFGYNLSFWSHLRFGVPSTIVVTAIGLLIVSSY; the protein is encoded by the exons ATGGTGCTGGCGCACACGTCCAAGGTGGTGCTGGGATGCGTGGCGTTCGGCATCTTCTGGGTGCTGGCGGTGTTCCCCAGCGTGCCCTTCATGCCGGTGGGCCGCACCGCCGGCTCGCTGCTGGGCGCCATGCTCATGGTGCTCTTCCGCGTGATCTCCCCGGAGGACGCGTACGCGGCCATCGACCTCCCCATCATCGGCCTCCTCTTCGGCACCATGGTGGTGTCCATCTTCCTGGAGCGCGCCGACATGTTCAAGTACCTCGGCAACCTGCTCCAGTGGAAGAGCCGCGGCCCCAAGGACCTGCTCTTCCGCGTCTGCATCGTCTCCGCCATCGCCTCCGCGCTCTTCACCAACGACACCTGCTGCGTCGTCCTCACCGAGTTCATCCTCAAGGTCGCGCGCCAGAACAACCTCCCGCCCCAGCCGTTTCTCCTCGCCCTCGCCACCAGCTCCAACATCGGTTCCGCCGCCACGCCCATCGGCAACCCGCAGAACCTCGTCATCGCCGTCGAGAGCGGCATCTCCTTCGGCCAGTTCCTCCTCGGCGTCTTCCCGGCCATGATCGTCGGCGTGCTCACCAACGCCGCCATCCTCCTCTGCTACTTCTGGCGGTACCTCGCCGTCGAGCCGGCCGACCAGGAGCGCGGCGGCGTCGTCTCCACGGGGCCCGAGCTCGTCGGCGACGACGAGGTCACCTCGCACCGCTTCACGCCCGCCAGGATGTCGCACGTCTCCTCGCTCAACCCGGACGACTTCGACTGCGTCAGCGAGCCCATCATCCGGAGCGCCAGCGTCAACGGCGACCTGCGCAGCAGgagcgtcaactccaactccaacgccgccgccgacgccgacatGCAGTTCTCCATCAGGTCCCTCCGCTCCTCCAGCATGTCGCACGAGATGGTGGAGGTCTCCACCGTCCCCGTCCTCGACGGCGCCTCCTCCAGGAAGTTCACCAGGACCGCCAGCCAGCAGAGGAGCGTCATCATCGAGGacgcgccgccgtcgtcgcccaCGGACGACGAGGCCGCCGCCAACGGCGACAAGGACAAGGGGGAGCTTCCCGAGGTGGTGGAGAAGAGGTGGAAGGTGCTGGTGTGGAAGACGGCCGTGTACCTCATCACCCTCGGCATGCTCATCGCCCTCCTCATGGGCCTCAACATGTCCTGGACCGCCATCACCGCCGCTCTCGTCCTCCTCGCGCTCGATTTCACCGACGCACAGGCCTGCCTCGAGAAG GTGTCCTACTCGCTGCTCATCTTCTTCTGCGGGATGTTCATCACCGTGGACGGGTTCAACAAGACCGGCATACCCAACACCATGTGGGAGCTGGTGGAGCCCTACTCGCGGATCGACAGCGCCAGAGGCGTCGCGCTCCTCGgcctcgtcatcctcatcctctcaAACGTCGCATCAAATGTTCCCACAG TTCTGCTGCTGGGGACGAGGGTGGCCGCGTCGGCCGCGGCGATCTCGCCGGCGTCGGAGAGGAAGGCATGGCTGATACTGGCGTACGTGAGCACGGTGGCCGGGAACCTGACGCTGCTGGGGTCGGCGGCGAACCTGATCGTGTGCGAGCAGGCGAGGCGCGCGCAGTTCTTCGGCTACAACCTGTCCTTCTGGAGCCACCTCCGGTTCGGGGTGCCGTCCACCATCGTCGTCACCGCCATCGGCCTCCTCATCGTCAGCAGCTACTGA